A window of Rhipicephalus microplus isolate Deutch F79 chromosome 8, USDA_Rmic, whole genome shotgun sequence genomic DNA:
ggcCCCCTATAGTATGATTGTTTGACCCTGTGGTGCGTCCTCTGGTTTACGACGCTGCAGGAGTCAAAGAAAGCACTCAGCATCACTTTGACGTTGCTGCGCACTTGGAGGGCATTTGGTCTTGGTGACGTGGAATGCTTCCACTGTGACAACTGGGATTTGGGGTCCGGGTCGTACGCGTACACCCAAGACTGGTCACCAGTGATAATGGTGTTTATGAAGTTAGGGTCACTGCTTGTGAAATTCAGCATGTCCTGTGAGATTTCGACACAAAGTTGCTTTCGCTCCACTGTGGGCAGTTTCAACAACAACTTCACCGCAAATCTCTTCAAGGCCAAATCTTCGGTCATATTGGAATGTGCAGAAAAAGTGCTGATGCCCACCTTTCCCGCAATTTGCCAGACAGTCACATGAGGGTCCCACGAGGGTTCACTTCGGCAACAACCTGTTCATTTCGGCATGTTGGTGGCCGACCAGAGCGCAGCTCGCTCTCCACCGATGTGTAGCCGTCTTTAAACCGGTTGTACCACTCCTTAATTTGCGTGCGGCTCATAGAATTGTCACCGAGAGCCGTCTTGATCACCTGAATGATTTCCAGTTGGCTGTCGCCTAGTTTCTGGCAAAATATGATGCAGTAGCGCTGCTCCAGTCGCTCCGTCATTTCCCTTGCAACGAAAAACTGACTAGAGCACTGCACTCTATTTCACTCAAACGCTGCTTCCCAGCGACTGATGCTATTGGCAGGTGGGAAAAAATTCACGCATGCACACGAAGGTTCAAGGTCGGCTTATGCAAGCGCGCTTGTTTCAAATTCATTAGGTCGTCGCAAAATAAAATAAGGTCGAATGCTTTTCCAACAGACCTTGCAAATTGCAAGGCAGATGTGTTGTATTGTGCCAGGTGTTGCAACATGCGAATTGTGCAATTAGTAGGTGTTTTAAAAGCCCACCCGTCACACAGTGCTCACACATACTTAATCATAATCAGCAGCAAGGACGCCAAAAATATGAGCAGATATGTAGTAGGCTTTTGGGTTTTAATATGAACGTGGACATGTAGTAAGCACTATGCAAGTGTACCTGCCGTAGGAATTCTAGGACAGTTCGAAAGTGCCAATCTTATTACGCACAGAGACGTTCATTTCCTTGCGGCACTGTCGAGGCATGCACCTAAAACCAAAGTCAGGCTAGCAATTAAGACAGTACTACACGTGAATCCTATTAGGCTATCAAGTTCTGCTCTTGAAGGCAAAACTCAAGCGTCCTTCAAGTTTcagcacgaaagtgttttatgccggggttcacCATGGCTCTACTGAAGTACTTCCGCCATGGAAGTGATGTTGAAAGATATATACTAAGGaattgcaaaaaaacaaaaattgaagGCAGACATCTGTCAAATGGAATGGAACCAGCAACTTCTCGATTCTCAGCGCGCGGTGCTAACCGCTATGCCACAAAGCGTATGTTCTCTGGAgtgctaacggcaagctatttatgtaCACCATACACTGTtaggcagtcctcagagcttcgaaactttagcgcgttttcgttatcagaGGCAAGATGGTGCGACGGTCTTGCGTTCGAGGTGctttcaaggtcgccgcctccaTGAACCTCTGTCCCCAccgagcgtggtctctcctgcacgcgcgtttatcagactcgtaattcgggagaggacgaaCCAAGCGACCATTTTTACGAAAGTCAGCACTGCTTACACATGATGCAGGAagaactgtgacagttgttaaTTTGCACTCATCCTGTGCATGctaattttgtgcgtgctttttgcttgaggtgtgtgctgcatgtttcgagctgcttgctgttcCTATAGTGACTTTGAAATTTGTAGCTGTTGCTCAAAcaaagcacaataaacgctcaccTACTTCTGTGAAGAtgtgtttcacttttgtgttataccaattcctCTATAGGGGGATCAACCACgtgtttttctttgtgtatgtgtgtgtgtttgacacCTGCGCTTAGCGACTGCAACACTTTGTTAACAAGCTCAGTATTCCCTTTTACTAGTTCGCGactgtacagtgtcaatttttatgaaagggaacgcaTGGCCTGCGCGCTTTGGCGGCTGTTGGCAGCGTGTTCAAGCTGGAGTGACAGCAACCACAGTGTCCCTTCGtgtcatctcgcggcgaggaaaacaaccattcgctgctgatatggaaccagcagTAAAAGTGCAACCCTCTCCCTGTTCAAGGTGATCAGCAATAAaaggttgttttgctcgccgcaagATGATGCGAAAGGAGACTGTGcttgctcccgcttgaacgcgctgccagcaatCGCCGGAGTGCACAGGTGACGCGTCGCCGTGTTACCATTCATAAACATTGACAGTGTACATGCAGAAGCTAGTGACTGTATAAAGCTGCCAAGCCGGTTCGAGCAAAATGTGACAAACTCAAATGTCTTTAATGCCGAACCCAGAATTGCGGTTCTAAGAGCCTGCACACACGCtccccgcacagccgcaacgcaggTGCCGGGACACTTGCCGCACCCAagtggagggtgaaagagcggTGCCCATTCCGCCCTCCTTTCGGGTGCGGCAAGTGTCCGGCAAGTGTTCTGCGGCTGTGCGGGGAGCGCGTGTACAGGCCCTCAGAAACAGACTACAGCACGCACCGTGATGTGTTCGGGCTCCGTGATAAGGTGGTAGAAGAACCACCACCACGCTACGGTCATAATGAACTCCGCCAACTTGTAGTCGTACGGGTCCGGCTCGGGTACATCGCGGTAGACCCAGTTGCCGTGGCTGAAAAAGCGGACAGAATGGCGCTTTGATTTCTTAGTACAGTGCACTTCGGTAACAACCGTAATAGCAGAACAACAAACTCTACACAGCGAATCCTCGTTGATACGAGTCTCGCTGGTGTCATTGAAAATATGTGCAATATCTGAAATTCGTGTCACTAGATACAGAAAATTAGTATGCgacaaaagaaagctggcacacattttcgttctttgtttctCGGGGCCTCAGCAATGTCGGAACTCAAAAACAGCTCTGAATGATTGGCAGTCCCGACATCAAGATAAGTGGTATGCTATTAATTGCATGGACACTCCTGTGAACTGCAGCTTCGCCGGTTAGTTTTCTCTTTATCAACAGGATCAACGATTCAACAATAGGTACGTTATAACTCATAAGTAGCTGTCAAAGTaagaaagcaacaacaacaacaaaaaaagcgaaGGAAAATGCTACCAATAACCAGGGATTGGGCTTTGCCTCATAACCCTAGAGCTACCTCAGATGACATATGCCATTCTCACTTGAAGTGAAACCTATGTGTTCTTGCCATGCAAagagatactttttttttttctaagatttTTCACGCACCTTTGTTATCTTTACGAAGGATGGTGGCGAAGTTATTCGCGCAAACATCGTTACAGCAGCTAGagttgaatgtaaacatttgacagaagtctgtctggttgtgtatgcaactgggagatgatttagactccaacgaaaagttttgaagaaacccgacattTCTAAACCGACTTGGTTCTTTTCTCAGGGGTaactgcggaggctacgtagtagcggcgtcttcaaagcactcgcggggtggctaatgatccctctctctctttctcattttgccgtggagcgcagtccatgtgtatacactgggggaagggttccaagGGAGCGGTTGATGATATgtgctgtcctctgtatgtgccacgactcgagtaacaaccttctcctccagttcggctcgctctCAAGGATGGCcatcgcttcgaaatttatctggtgatCCAACGTCCCAGCATGTTCGGCTACTGCGccgcgctctttgtagaacttccacACATCGTttgcgtgttgcttcagtcgttccggtaggtttttcgtctcgccgatatacgacgaggggcactcggcgcacggagtcacccctgaggaaggaaccaagtcggtttcgaaacgtcgggtttcttcaaaacttttggttggagtctaagtCATCTCCCAGCAGCTAGAGTGTGTGGTTTAGTTTCATTGGCAAATAACGCGGTTACACACACGTACAAACGAAACTACTGTTGCACTTCACAGAACTTCAATACCACGCAAATAATTGCAATGTGAAGGCATACTACGAGCGCACATACAAACTCCTACTGACATTAATTGTTTGAGCAAGTCCGAAGGGTCTAAACACATTGCATCGGTTTAGGAAGCATAACTGAAACCTCACCCGCCACTATGTCTCACGCTCGTGCGAGTCACAGGCACGACGATGGGCCTGGTAGATCTAGCCGTTCGGACGACTGCCGTCCTAATCAATGTGCCGATCATCTTTGCAATTAGCGATGTTTGATAACTTGACCTTTCGTTACAACACGGCTCTGCACCGCAGCAGCAGCCGTGCCCTTTGAAAAATAAGCCCTGCGCTTAAACCAGTTACTGCTTTTGCGGCGCTACTTTCTGTTACAATTAGAATGTCAAACTTTTGTCCTGTGCCATGCGTAATAACATGTTTTCAAATTACCGTTGATgttttaaaaataataataaacaaaagtGACCAAAGTTTAGTTTTTAGTTAAGTTTTTAGTGCTAATTTGTGCATTTATCAAAACTATGAAAGTCAAAACTTTACGTTTACGTCTTATTTTAgcatataaataaatgaatagccCATGTTTTTATTGAACTTGTAAACAAAAAATTTAGACGTTCTTGTGAGTATGCATGGCTTCAAAAGCTTGGAACTCAAAATCAGTGCGGAacaccttttccttcctccgtggtgcggAAGCTTTTAACATACGTCACATTGTTAGTTTCGTTGACCAATCGGCGCCTCGAGGCGCAACGCACGCGGCATTTAAATCCGCGAACGTTCCGATCAAGCGTGGTTTTGACGCCGGACCTATTCCGCCGGACCTATATGTGTCAACACCGCGCTTCGTCGCAGTCCTGGGTGGATCCTTTTCTAGCGTGCAGCTGTCATGGAAGTCGCCGACGTCGCCCGATCGTTCGTCCAGTCGTGCACCCTGCAGCCGGCGGCGCACGAAGATTCCACCTCCCCGTCGTCGTCGTCTTACGCTCAGCGACAACTGGACGCAAGTTGCCTCGTTTATTTATTTTGTCGCGCCTCGCCCGTCACTTAGAGGGACCCTCCTCACGGGGTGCAGGAATGGTAGTTGGGGCTGAGGATTTAGCAACACGACTAGGACAACAGGGCAACGAAGACCACGGGACAAGCGCGGTCGCATCCTCTGCGCGAATTATGAACCGATTAGCGCTCTTGTTTTGACAAGTGTTTATCGGAGGTTTCGCATACATTTAACGACTGCGTGTGTCTCATCGGATGCTCAAAACAGCTCTGCCCTATGCAGAGGCGCAGCCagattgttttatttatttttttagtgacaaatacgggctctgctatagaaacgacgaagaagacgtttgttgtggcgaatgctcgtgctgctgcagctgctgctgaaaccgctggttgctgtatttatttattcagggGGGTGGGGGGCACCTTGATATGGTAATTTGCGCGTGCTGCAAAGCACAGTGAGAAAACTTGTTAATAGTTGCTTGGTGTACTGCACACCTGGCCTCCTCACTTCATCATGATGTTTGACTTCTATGAGAAATGTATTTCTGTTACCAGGTGTCCTGATAATTTCAAAAGCACGTGGAAGGACAAGTAGTATTTTGCATGGAGGAGTTGCTGCTGATGCAGGTTTGTAGGTGGCGCAGAAAGTGTAGCACAGCAAATTAGATCCGACACTACACGTGCGGGTGATACGGCGGACATGTACTAACTATATAAGATCACCAGCATGACCAGAGTGAAAAACACGTTCTCCCCAACCTCTTGTATGCACATGTAGTGTCAGTTTTAATGAAAGGGAACACGTAAGCACGTGATCTGCACGCTCTGGCAACTGCTTGTAACACGTTCAAGCAGGAGCGACAGCAACTACAGCTTGTTCTCGCATCATGTAGTGATCAGTAAAAGAACCAGTCATTGATGATATGGAACTggcggcaagattgcaaccctGTCCTCTTCAAAGCGATCACCCAAGAAACCGGATCAGCAATAACTGGCTGTTTTGCTCCCTTCTAGATGACGGAAAAGAGGCTATGATTACTGTTACTGCCGCTTGAACACATTTCAAGCGGCTACCAAAGCACACAGGCCACACGCTGGTGTGTTACTTCTCGTAAAAGTTGTCGCTGTACACTGTTGTCCCTTATGAAAGGGAAACATGCGAGCACGTGGCCTGCTGCTCTTTGTGGTAGCTGCCTTCAGCATCATCGATCGACAGCTGAAGAAAGCGTGCCTGCTTTTGGTGGCATTGTCTGTTATTCGATCCGAGCCGGATTGTTATCTAGCAGTGCTTGTTCAACGGCTAAGACTCGTTATTTTGTTTGAGAATAGATGGCGGCGCCAAAAGCTGACATGCTTTCTTCAGCAATCGGTTGAGGGGGCTGTAGGCAGCCAACGCAGAGTGCAGGTCACGCGCTcccatgttccctttcataaaggccGACAGTGTACGCATGTACTTtgtcttacacacacacacaagcaagcaTTCACCACATGTGTTGGCCTGCTTTCTTGGGTTCGTTATGCCtaccttgtttgtttgttttatgaTGAACCATTGCGAGCTATTTCAAACTTCCGTTCGTAATTTTCTCCAGGTCCTCAATGGCATGCTGGGCTCGCGTGACTTGACCTTCTTTGCCGGACGCAGCCGGCTGGCCCATGAATG
This region includes:
- the LOC142769105 gene encoding NADH dehydrogenase [ubiquinone] 1 beta subcomplex subunit 2, mitochondrial-like, which encodes MIGTLIRTAVVRTARSTRPIVVPVTRTSVRHSGGHGNWVYRDVPEPDPYDYKLAEFIMTVAWWWFFYHLITEPEHITGHFLRPPASSFTDAELGIPPDDED